In a single window of the Notolabrus celidotus isolate fNotCel1 unplaced genomic scaffold, fNotCel1.pri scaffold_196_arrow_ctg1, whole genome shotgun sequence genome:
- the blcap gene encoding bladder cancer-associated protein — protein MYCLQWLLPVLLIPKPLNPALWFNHSMFMGFYLLSFLLERKPCTICALVFLAALFLICYSCWGNCFLYHCQDATLPDAAQDPAIVGT, from the coding sequence atGTATTGCCTCCAGTGGctcctccccgttctgctcatcCCCAAGCCGCTGAACCCGGCGCTGTGGTTCAACCACTCCATGTTCATGGGTTTCTACCTGCTCAGCTTCCTGCTGGAGAGGAAGCCCTGCACCATCTGTGCCTTGGTCTTCCTCGCCGCCCTCTTCCTCATCTGCTACAGCTGCTGGGGCAACTGCTTCCTGTACCACTGCCAGGACGCCACGCTGCCGGACGCCGCCCAGGACCCGGCCATCGTCGGGACctag
- the podxl2 gene encoding podocalyxin-like protein 2, protein MKSPEGSWVLYLSKPTHQQHQLLMNVASEQGVIETKDVLDMLGEIRKSLNKVGIQNFSAPGSCQSRPRQTRSDYGKLFVVLVIIGSVCMVIITSGFIYICWQRRLPATKTNFRAEELHFVENGCHDNPTLDVANDSQPEMQEKKPSANGLSGGGGGAGEGGGEDSKRWQVFVNQAATDDDEEEQDTHL, encoded by the exons ATGAAGAGCCCCGAGGGATCATGGGTACTTTACCTGAGCAAACCCACACACCAGCAACACCAGCTGCTGATGAACGTGGCGTCTGAGcaag GAGTGATTGAGACCAAAGACGTGTTGGACATGCTGGGAGAGATCAGGAAGAGTCTGAATAAG gTGGGGATCCAGAACTTCAGCGCTCCAGGTAGCTGTCAGTCTCGACCCAGACAGACTCGCAGTGACTACGGGAAGCTGTTCGTGGTCCTGGTGATCATCGGCTCGGTGTGCATGGTCATCATCACGTCAGGCTTCATCTACATCTGCTGGCAGAGACGGCTACCCGCCACCAAGACCAAC TTCCGCGCCGAGGAACTTCACTTCGTGGAGAACGGTTGCCATGACAACCCCACGCTGGACGTGGCCAACGACAGCCAGCCGGAGATGCAGGAGAAGAAGCCGAGCGCCAACGGGCTCTCGGGCGGAGGGGGCGGGGCCGGGGAAGGAGGCGGGGAGGACAGCAAACGCTGGCAG GTGTTCGTTAATCAAGCTGCGACCGACGACGACGAAGAGGAGCAGGACACACACCTCTGA